GTGAACACAAATAAAACAGGTAGACTAATGCGAAAGATATGTCTCATCATTGTAAGATGACGTCTATCCGCTGACTTTTCAATCCTGAGAGTCGCTAAATAAAAATACAGCGAAAAGCTTAGAAACCATGGAAATCGTTGCCTTAGTTCTCTTCATAATCGGCTTCCTCATAACGTTAATCTACGGAATACTGCTAATCATCGCATTCCAAACGTCGACCCTCTGGGGGCTTGGATGCCTGCTTGTCCCATTTGTAGGTTTGATATTCATCATCATGCATTGTGAGGCAACCCAATCGCCTTTCCTGAAAAGCCTGCTCGGCATCCCATTTTTCATTCTGGCCATGCTGATCATGCCTGAAGGCCAGCCAATGTGAGCACCCCAGAAAGTATTCAGCGAATGTGAGACTCTGTTTGTCCCGCCAACAAGCACATTTGTCCCGAATGCAGTTGTCTTTGGCCGGGATGTAATGGTATCTGGTCTAGATACCATTGCAGCTGAAATAGACATAATGACACCCGACACGTATATAATCACAGATGAAGTGATTGATTAGTCCAGTGGACTGTTGCGCATTAATTATGTGCTTTTACAGGTGCGAGTAGCATCAAGAATGCTATTGATAAAGATATGCACTACCTTCGACAGCATCGCGACAGGGGCAATGCACATTCCCGACGAAATGAACTTTAAAAATCCTCTTTTAGCTTTAAATAAAGCTAACTAAAAAATGGTGGTGAGAACAGGATTCGAACCTGTGAACCGATTACCGGAACAGATTTACAGTCTGCGTGCTTTGGCCGCTTGCATATCTCACCATCTGATAAATCAGAAAAGCGTTGGAAAATGTGGCCTTCATCTAATCTTGCCAAGCTTTTTTTGTGACGATCGTGATTTTGGTCAAGATATGCTTAGGAAAGGAGTTTTAGAGCCGATTTATACCTTTGCTTGAGACATAAAGGCCTTCGGGCAATATATTTACCCAAATGCGAGTTTACATCATCGAGGACGTTGAATTGATGCTCGAAGTCGTGCATTCCTATGTCAGCTCTCTGGAAGGCATGGAAATTGTCGGTGAAGCGGAAGATGGCATGGTTGCGATGAATGAAATTGCGGCATTAAAGCCGGATCTGGTCCTGACCGATATCAATCTCCCCGAAGTGAATGGACTGGAGATTCTCTATCTCCTGAAAAGGAAGTATCCGCAGATGCGCGTAGTATTGTTCACTGGTTCCATCACCAGGGAACGCGTCAAACTCGCCTATGAAGGTGGTGCCGATGGCTTCATCGAAAAAAGTGCTGATCTGACCGAATTCCGTAACGCGATCGAAGCCCTTTCCAGTGGTCAACGCTACTTTGGAGGCCCAGCCAAGCATCACCTTGGCGCTATTCTGGCAGATTCTGGCTCCTTTGAAGCATAATGCTTTGAAGCATCCTCTCTTTTAGGCAAAGTAACGGTATAGAGTGATGGTAAAAGAGGAATTTGAACCAGGCATACGTGATCCGAGGAAAACCCGTTTGATTTACGGGGGAATCTTTCTTTTGGTCCTGATCGTCCTTGGTGCCTCTACTTTGCCTGCCTACCGTGCCTTCAAAAAATTTCGGGCACACCAAATGACTGAGGAAGCGATCATTCATTTGGAGAAAGACAACTTTGAGCAGGCCTGGGAAAAAGCCCAGACTGCGTATCAGCTTTACCCTCTTGATGCGGAGGTTGCGAGAACCGCAGCAAAGGTCTACAGCCGCCTGGACCCATCCCAGGCTGTTGCTTTCTGGCAGGAAGCCTATGAACTATCCGAGGATCGCGAGGATCTCATTGAGCTAATTGATGCGGCGATTCTGGCTCGTCAGCTGGATATCGCAGAGGAAAATATTAAAGAGCTCAAAGCACTTGGCCAGCCACTGGGAACAGCGTTCTACCATGAGGCACGGTTAAAGCTTTTGGAAATGGATGTAACGGAAGCCATTGCAGCTGCTCAGCAGTCTCTGACCGAAGGTGGGGCTCCAGAAGATGCTCCCTTTCTCTATATTCAATTGACCCAGTTTTCGCAGGATCCGGCAGTGCGTGCTGAAGGTATCGAATACCTGCGTGAACTTGCCCGTAAGCCCAACACCATAGGGATCAAGGCGCTGAGGAGAATCGGTGCCTTTCCTGAGAACACCCCCGACGAGCTCAGAGAAGTGATCGATGCAGTGAACAACCATCCTGCACGCGAAAGAAACGATTTGCTTTACGCTTTGGAGCTGGAAATGAGACTGCCGGATGCCAGTGCCAAAGATAACCTGCGCAAAGCATCCGAGCTTTTTAACAAGGATGACCTTGGTGAATTGACCGAGTATGGCCGCTGGCTGAATCGCCAGCGCCGGTATGGCCAAACGCTTGAGATCATTACAGAAAAGCAGGCATTGTCCCGAAGTGACCTTTTTCTGGTCTGGGCGGATGCACTGGCAGCCCTGGACAAATGGGACAAAATCGGGGAAGTCCTGTCTCTTTCAAACCTTCCAATTCAGCGTTATCAATTCCTCCTCTTCCAGGCTCGGCTCTATTTTGAGACCGGACAGTATGACCGAGGGGAATTCGCCTGGACCCGCGCCTTGCTACAGGTTGCCAACCAGCCTAGGCAGCTTTGGTATCTTGAGGGATATGCAATGAGGCTTGGACTTTATGAGCAGGCAAGGGAAACCCTCGATCGCCTGACACAACTGGCATCCACTCGAAGGGAAGCCTACGAAAAGCTGGTTCAACTCGAGCAAAAACATGGCAGCGTAGAATCGCTTCGTGAAGTTCTGAAGCGTATGAGTGAAGCCTATCCGCGTGACCTGATGGTGAAGAACGATCTGGCTTATGCGAACTTACTCCTCAATGAGGAGGTCCAGCAATCTGCCGAAGTTGCCCGGGAACTGGTTGATGATGGCTCTCTCTTCCTTGCCAATCGGATTACCCTGGCCCTCGCATACTATCGACTGGGGCAGATGTCCAAAGCTGCCGAAGTTCTCGATACACTTGGTATTGACTGGAATCAAGCGCGTCCGGGCTTCAGGGCAATTTATGCCGCGATTTTGCGCGCCAATGGTCGGACGACGGATGCCAACAAGCTACTCACCAACATTAACGTCGGAGCGCTCCTGAAAGAAGAACAGGAGCTGCTTGGGCAAACCCGTGGGTAACAGGAATCTAAGCTCCATCCATCTTTACAGAAGGCGTTGATCCCCTGTCATGCCAGCTGCCTTCGACTTGAATGGTTAAGGGACTTTGAGGAACACCACATTCGTTCCGCTGGATTCCCGACATCAGCGCATCGACAGCGACATTGCCCACAGCACGGGAGTTCTGATCAATACCGCTGACGCCATGGTAATTTTCGTGATTACGATCCAGATCAAGGTCTGCATAGGCAACCTCATCGCCCATTTTAATCCCGACCTGCTCAAAGAATGATGCCATCCGGATATCTGCGCTGATAACCGCATCAAGCTTCTTCTTCTGGCACCATTCACCGATGTGGGAAGCGTTTAAATCATGGCGAATGAGTGGCTCGATCCGGTTCACTGGATTATTGGCACAGTAAATCCGATAGGCCGCCTGCCAGCGATGCTTCACGATGCGGTCCATGTGTTTGGTCATGCAAAACCCGATGCGTTTGTAACCAAGTTGAACCAAGGCATCCATCGCCTCGAGCGTGGAGGTGTAATGATCATGAACCACACGGTTGAGAACTGGGCGGGTCAGCATGTCCCCCATCGTAACCGTCGCAAATCGCGATAAATTAAGCTCAATGACAATTTCCCGAGTCCTGTCGGTAATCGATCCGGAAAAAGGATGAAGAATGACCCCTTGAATGCCGCGACTCCAAAGGATCTGACTCAGGCGTTTCTCACTCATCCCAGGCTCATCGAGCCAGAACTCCATAATGTAAAAGCCGTAAGCTTCGGCCTGCTGCTGGGCTCCTTCCCAATACTGTCGCTCAGTCGCTGATCTTCGCCACTCTCCCCTGACCTTTCCCGTCGTAATGTAGGCCAGAGGCAAACCGCGTTCATCGGTAGCCTTTCGTCTTATTGCTGACATGAACCGTGAAAGCTCAGGATTCTTCCTGTAACCCAGCTCTTCAGCAACTGCCTCGACTTTCTCGCGCGTCGCTTTGCTGATCTTCGGGTTTTTTCTCAATGCCAGAGAAACCGTCATTTTGCACACACCCAGACGGTCTGCGATATCCTGAATACTTGGGCGCTTCTTCATTCTTATATTACCAAACCAGCTGGTATACGTATACTTGAAATTCTCTGGCAAAGACAAGCCGAAAACACATGATTATATCTATGTCCCTATCCATATTTATCCAGCGAGAACACACATTAAGTTCTTTAAACGTCGGCATGATAAACCGATAATCTGGATTCACACCTCTAACAAATCACAGAAATCACAACCTCAACAAACCCTATGAAATTAGTAAAATACGTTTCCCTCGCAGCTCTTTGCTCAGCCGGAACTCTTTTCGCAGCACCTTTTACCGACCCCCTGGATAACACTGACAACCTTAATCCTTTTGGTGGCCTGGTTCTAAACGACAATGGAGGCTCTGGTATCGTTAGCATGACACGCGCTGGTGCAGGTGATGAGGGCGCCGATTGGAATATCGGAGGCACCACCAATCTTTCATTGGACCTCGCAGATCAGCAATTTGTTCTAAACATTACTCCCGAAGCACAAATTGGCGATGGCCAATGGCACGTGAACATTCTCTTTTTTGATGGCGGAGGCAGCTTCATCTCAGAAAACAACCTTATTGGTTTCAACAGCAGCACAAGTCTAGCCAGCAATAACATCGCTGACTTTGCAACAAACCAGGGCGTCGTTGGTGCAGATAACTATCTTGTTCGGATGCGTATTCAGGGCACAGCTGTGACTGGCGGCTTCAGCTTCAGCGAATTTGCAGCCGTTCCAGAGCCTGGACATTTTGCACTTTTGATTGGTGGCCTTTCCTTGGGACTCCTTGTCTATCGCAAGAAGTACTCAAAGTAACGCCCCAATAGAACAGTCTAATTATCACCATGAGTACGAGCCGGACGGGTCTCGTACGCTGCCCCTTATATGCTCATTTCTCGTATACATAGCTATTTCGCCTTAATAACAATGACTGCTTTTTCAGCCTGTGTTCAGGATTCCTCTTCCAATAACGACGTAGAAAACGCGACAGTGTCCAATAGCAATTGGAATATCCAAAGCGATGCGCCCATCCTGGCCGCACACTACATGCCATGGTTTTCCAATCCAAATACCGCTCAGGGTGACAACCCAAACTGGTCCCATTGGGCATGGAAGGACAGCAAGGTGGACCGCAACCCGGAAGTACGCCAGGATGACAACCGCCGGGACATCGCATCGATCCAGTATCCACTGATCGGTCCCTACAGCTCAGATAGCGATCATGTCATTCGCTATCATATGAAGACAGCCAAGTCGGCTGGCATTGATGCATTTTTTGTAATCTGGTATGGGCCAGGCAGCGATACGGATAAAGTCATTCCAAAGCTTCTGGAAGAAGCCGAACTACAGGACATGAAGCTCGCCATCTGCTACGAGGAGAAACTGAACTGGACACCTTATCGCAAACCCGAATCCCGCGAGGACATTGTCGCGACAACCATCGATGACCTCAACTATGTCATCGATGAATACAGCGATCATCCAGCTTACCTAAGACGCGGAGGAAAGCCTTTCATTTACCAGTTCAATTATTGGGGCGAAGACGATCTTGGCCCACGCTCCATCCAGCCCAACGAGTGGGAAGAGATTTTTAATTCACTAGGCCAGCCAATCGTTTACGCACGACAAAACCTGAGCCCGCAGCATCATCCAAACATTGATGGAGCCTATCTGTGGTGGACCACCGACGAGTCCTACATCAAAGACTTCGCATCTTTCTCCCGCCATATGATCGACGAGGGGCAGCTCGAATTCTTCATGAGCATGATTGCTCCCGGGTTTGATGACTCTGGTGTGAACGGATGGGGAGAAGGCAGTCGCATCACTCCAAGAGCAGGCCTTTCTCTCCTGAAAGACACTTTTGAGCGAGCCTGGCAACATGACCCCGAAGTGATACAAGTAGTCACTTGGAATGACTTTAATGAAGGAACTGCCCTTGAGCCTACACTTGGCAACGGATTTCAATACCTGGATGCACTCGAATCATGGTGGAGCGAAAAAACCGGTCGCCCGGCTAACCTGGAAGACAACCGGGAAGCATTCATGGAATACCTGCAAGTCGCATCTCCGGAAGAACGCTCAGAAGTGCTGCCTCAAGCCCTTCAAGTTGCGAATGAGAACAGCGACCTTAAAGTAAGCGTTCCCAATTATCTTGAAACGATTGATTGAGTGCGATTGCTCATTTGTATGATTGCATCAGGTGATGCTTGGGCTAACGGACATTCAGATTCGTTTGTTTTAATGGCCTGAAGGGCCATGGCAAAACAGCTCAGGGTGGAATGAGGAACGAATGAAGCCCTGGGTAACAGGTATCATAAAAAGAAGGAGCCATGAAGGGATGCCGCAATGGAAGATATGCCTGCGTTCGTACGTCAGCCTTTCAGGCCTCTAAGTTTCCAGGTTCACAGGTCTCAGGGCTACGCTACGCTCCACCCTGGGCCTGTTTGCCTCAGCTCTTCGGGCCTCAAAAAACTGGGAAAGAAATCAAGCATCCTTGAATGTCCGTTAGCTCTAGTGTGTAGTTAGCTCACGCAGAGACGCAAAGGAAACAGGTCAAAAAATACTTTGCGACTTGAGCGAAGCGAGCGTGATAATACATCATACTTAGTTGACTCCAGAAAGAACTCAACGACGCAAAAGTCACTCCTAAATTCGGTTACGAACCGGTAATCCGTCCTGCAAGAACTTCATCTTAAGAATCAGAAAAAGTGCCAAGCCCAGGACCGCTTAAAGCTATCCTTGCGAGACCTTCACCTCTGCGGATGAACCCGCATAACCGGAAAGCCAAAACTTGATACTGTATGTGCTGACATCCTTTGGTGCAGTACTCATATCAATGACTGCAGGCCCCGTCACCTCAGTCACATCTTTTAACACATCCTGGTGGCCGAGGTATGTCCCCGAAGCATCCCAGTAAAGTAATTGCATCGAAAATGATGTCCCGTAAGAAATATCATCAAGCATTACCGAAAGCGCCTTGGTCGATTTGATATTAAAACGACTTGCGGTGTGGATGCTACCACTGGACGAGTTTCCTCGAAGCTCAAGATCGACTGCACCATCCTTAAGAATCCGAACTTTCAAATCATCCGTTGGCTCAAAGTCGGCCGGTGTTTGAAACAAAAACTTACTAGCAGCTACTCCCTCAGCGATGGCCAAAGACTTCAACTCAAAACTGGGTAATTCCGCCTCGAGCCAAATTTTAATGCGATAAGTTTTAGCATAGACCGCAGATTCTGGTTTAACGACGGAGAATTGAGCAGTCGTATTGTCAGAAGTATCCATCCCAAGCTTCGATGTCTCCAGATAGTTGCCGTCCAGGTCAAACCAGTTCGCCTGCACAATGACATTACCCGAACGCAACTGATACTCCATCTTTAATGCCGTGCCGGGTTCGTAGGTAAAACTCTCCTTCGGAGACAGCCAGGTATTATTGGAGAGTGCCTTTACCACTAACCCTTCTGTTGAACCCGAAAGCTTTGCTTTCTCATCCCACTCCCAACCGCTCAAATCAGTGGACACATTGACGTTCTTGCCGTGGGACAAACCCGACGCACTCAGTATCGCGGTGCACAGCAGGCACCTGAAAAAAATAGAATTGAGCATAAATTTAGTTTTTCCATTTCCAGGGATCACGAGGATCTCCGCCATAATCCGTATCCGCACGGTATTGCTTCATCTCCTCACTGCTCCTAAAGGCAACACTGCCATCGGCTTTGCCGTAGAAAGCACCCTGATCATCATAAAAGTCACGAGTGGAAGCATCCAGCCCTTCGTGTTCGGCAATTCCGACAACAGCTCCCGAACCGTCATTACCTCCGCCAAAGTTCTCACCTACGAGGATGATGTTGGGTGGTATTAAAGCAATTTCAGCAGGCTTTGCGTTGGTATCCCCCAATTTGGGCCACGGTGCCATGTAACCATTTTGCAGGTAAGTATACTTGGATGAATTGATTGCGTAGCTACGTGCCTCACCATCATAAACCCGCTCAAAAGTGTCTCCTGGGGATGAGAAAACTTCGTTCTCGGCCAAAAAACCCTCCTCAACCAAAGTCCCGCTCCAGTCCTGACCCGTTGTCGGGTGAACCTGATCCGGCAAACGGCCACCATTATCCAAAGCATACAAGTTCAGCGTCGTAACGATCTGGCGGACATTGCTGCTTGAGGTGGATTTGTATGCCTGTGTGCGCGCCCGAACCACTCCCAGGGAAATCAGCGCCGAAAGGACACCGACAACTGCAATCGCCGTTAACAATTCAACGAGCGAAAATCCCGGCAACTGGCGCATATACTTTCTTTGGTTAATTTGGGGCATCATTTGTATTTTCATAAGAGTAGGCAACAGATGCTAAAATTTCAAATACCATCCTAGTATACGTATACCAATACAGTAAACATGACTCACAATACAGTCACAGACTCAATATAGTGATGGACTCAAGCAATGTGCATAAAAAATGAGACATACACCATATGAACGAACACAAACATAAAATGCACATCGAACAATTCCCGGCAAATCATACAGAACCAAAGACATACTACACAAACACCTAATTATCAATAAGATGAAGAATTAGAAACTATAGCGCCAATTTATTGGCATGAGGTCAGCATAGGATGTCTGCATGGAACACGCTATGCAGTCTTCAATTCAAGAAACACCTTCGACTCTAAGCCTGGGATGGGTAAAACGGCCCTTTCGCCGCATCAGTCAAATGGCCTTCTATGCCTTTTCCTGGATCATAGTCAAAACGCTCTATAGAATTCGCTCCAAAGGCTGGGACAACCTTCCCACCGAAGGGGGTGCCGTGCTGATCTGCAATCATGTCTCCTATGTTGATGCCGTTCTGCTGGCGATCGCCTCTCCTCGCAGAATCCGCTTTCTAAGCCTGGATACGCTCCAGAAAGTCCCCGTCGTCGGAACATTCCTACGTCTGGCTGACGTTATTCCAGTCTCACCAGAACGCTCAAAGGACGCCATTCGACTGGCTGTCGAGCACGCCAAACGCGGAGAAATTGTAGGAATATTCCCGGAAGGACATCTGACCCGGGATGGGCATGTCCATGAATTTCAGCGCGGCTACGAGCTGATTGCCCGCCGGGCTGGCGTTCCTGTGGTGCCTGTTTGTCTTGACGGCCTCTGGGGCTCCATCTTCAGTTTCAAGGGAGGTCGCTTTTTCAAGAAGTGGCCAAGTCGCCTGCCTTATCGAGTTTCGATTCAAGTAGGAGCCTCATTCAATGCACGTGAAATGAACCCGGAAACAGCCCGTCAAACCATCCTCGACATGGGTGCTGATGCCTTTGCTCAGCGTCCCGAACTACAAGGCCATATAGGTGGCATGGTTCTTGAGAGCCTCTGCGAAGACCCCAAGCGGGAATGCATTGTCGATTACAGTGCCGGCCGCAAATCGCTCAATGCTGGAACTGTCGCTGCACTCGCTATTTGCCTCAGCAAGCACTTCAAAGCCACCATTCCTGAAAAGCGCGTAGCCGTTGTCCTTCCTCCGGGGCTTGGCGGAGCATTGGCCAATGTTGCTCTGAGCCTCGCCGGCAAAATCCCGGTGAACCTCAACTTCACCCTCGGGCGCTCAGCGCTTCAAAGCTGCCTGCGCCGTGGAGAGATAAAAACCATCATCAGCGCAGCTCCGGTGAAAGAGAAAATCGACCAGAAGTTCCCGGATTTCCCCTGGACCGAGCACGTGATCGACATCAAGAAGGAGATCGATGCGCTGCCGAAGCCCAAGCTCATCTTCTGGATCCTGGCCGGAAAGCTACTCCCGGCCAAGGTGGTTGCTTCGCTGGCTGGAGCACCAAAACAAGGCGGTGACGAAGAAGCGGCGCTGCTCTTCACGAGCGGTAGTGATGGTGACCCGAAAGGCGTTGTCCTTACGCACAAGAACATTATTGCAAATGCCAAACAGGTCCTGGCCTGCGGCGTCTTTCCCCAAAATGAAAGTCTGATGGCCAATCTGCCGATATTCCATAGTTTCGGCTTTACCGTCACGATCTGGTGCCCACTGCTTGAAAAAGTAAAGGTCACTTACACTCCGAGCCCACTGGATTTCAAACTGGCTGCAAAAGCGATTAAACAGGAGTCCGCCGGTATTCTCCTCGGGACGCCAACCTTCTTCCGCCCATACCTAACCCGGGTTCAGCCGGAAGATATGGCCTCTGTCAAAATCGTTGTCGGTGGGGCTGAGAAGACACCAAAGGGCTTTCACGAAGCCTGGGAGGAACGTTTTCCGAATAGCAGCTATCTCGAAGGCTATGGCCTGACCGAAACATCACCCGTGGCCTCGGTCAATATCCCCAAAGAGTATCTACCCAAGGAGTACGAGACAGGGATGCGCAAAGGCTCGGTTGGACGCCTTTTCCCAGGCATGGCAGCGGAGATTGTCGATCCGGATACCGGCGAAGTACTGCCGATTGGTGAGACTGGCATTCTGAAATTAAAAGGTGCCAACGTATTTAACGGTTACCTGAACGACCCCGAACGCACCGCTCAAGTGCTCGAAGGAGACTGGTTTACCACCGGTGACCTTGCCCGCCTGGACGAAGAAGGTTTTCTTTTTATAGAAGGTCGCTTGTCCCGCTTTTCCAAAATGGGTGGTGAGATGGTTCCTCACGGAACGATTGAAACTGCGATCGCCCGTGTCTTCGAAGTCGACAAGGCAGAAACACCGCAAGTCGCCGTCACAGCACGTGTTGATGAATCAAAAGGCGAAGCCCTGGTCCTGGTTTCAGCGATTGATATAGAACCGGCAGAGTTGCGTAAACGCCTTTCCAGTGACGGCCTTCCGAATCTCTGGATCCCCAAGGAAATCAAACGCGTTGATGCAATTCCGACCTTAGCCTCCGGCAAACTCGAACTGGCAGCACTGAAGAAAATCGCGGCAGAGTGAGCTATTCATGATATTATTAAACAAGAAGAACGGAAAGATCGAGAAGCACTAAATACAGTGATTCCCAATTTATAAGTAATCTGATTGTTTATTATGATTCAATAAACCATCAGTATCTAGTGCTTCTACCTAAAGCAGATATATCTTCTTTCCGCCCTTTCGAATCTTCCTGTTTATATTAACCGAGCAATGCCCTGTTACTTACCAGGTATCACCCGAACGAAGATTAATGTTCTTCCAGGGAAAGGTGATCATGTCGTTCTGCTTGATGGAATTGCCCACGATGGTTTGAACATGAAGGGATTCGCAAAGGCGCTTAATCAGCAAGGCTACCAGGTTTTGAATCTGGGATATCCATCGACGCAGTTATCCATTAGCGAGATCGCCGAAGATTATTTGACCAGGCACTTTGCCAAACACTTACCCGAAGACGGGCGGCCCGTTCACTTCATCACGCACTCTATGGGCGGGATTGTCCTACGGCATTATCATCATACCTTTGGCATGGGTCGACTGGGACGCGTGGTCATGCTGTCGCCTCCCAATCACGGCAGCGAAGTCGCCGAGCATTTGAAGCACTTCTTCGTTTATCAATGGTATTTCGGACCGGCCGGACAGGAAATCGGAACAGGACGCGATTCCGTCCCACTGGGTCTGCCGGCTGCTGATTTCGAAGTCGGCGTATTGACAGGAAGTGTCTCTTTTGACCCATGGTTTGACCCACTATTTGAAGGGACTCATGACGGTAAAGTTTCCGTCGAAAGTGCACGACTCGAAGGGATGAAGGAATTTCGCGTCGTCCCATGCAGTCATTATGGCATGACCTTCAGCCGCAAAGTTCAGGCCATGGCGATGCGCTTTCTCGCAGAAGGGGGTTTTTGAGAGGCTTTAAAGACAAAATAAATTTCTGCAACTTTGCCAGGCAGAGGTGGTTTACTTTGTTTGATGAAAAACTACAAAACCCTCGCGCTCTCCCTTTTCGCGGCACTGTTCCTCACCTCGGCCTACGCCGGAACGAACGACACCGCATCCTATTATCGTGCGCATTTTGAAGAATATGCCGGAAAAACGGTATCCCTTGATGTCGCGTTTATTCGTGTTCTACCCGTTGACATTGGCGAAGACTATTTTGCCTTTATCGTTTCAACCGTCGATGACGACAATCGCAGCCGTGGTGGTTCCATTGCGGTCGTCGCCTCCAAAGACAAGAAAAACAACATCGTGAGCCGGTATGGCACCACCGCTGACCGCGACGGTAAGCGATCCGTGGAAACCAAAAAGCTCAATGGCACCCTGGAAAGCATGCCTAATATTAACACCAACAGTTATACGCCATACATCGACATGACTGATGGTGAATTCGAGCCCAACGGCGAATTTGGAAAAATTGCCCGTGGCGCTGGAAGCGGAATCGGCAAAAAGGGCAAAAAGCTCTGATTGATTAAAATTTAAACTGAAACATGGATGCCGGAGCTGGGATTTTCCCACTCCGGCTTTTTTATGCCAGATAGTGCCCTTTGGCTTTTTCACTAAAAGGTACTTCTCTGGGAATCTTCACTCTACCATTGCATTCGCTTCGATGAGGCTTTTAATGCCGCTCTTTTCCAAAGCCAATGAAGATCCTAGTCGCAGACAAAATTTCGCCAAAAGGCGTTGATTTTTTCAAGGCCCAGCAAGGCTATACAGTGGTTGAAGCCTATGGCTCGTCACCGGAACAGATTCTTGAGCTAGTCAAGGATGTGGATGCGATTGCGGTTCGTTCGGAAACGAAAGTCACGGCTGAAGTCGTTGCTGCAGCCCCAAACCTGAAGGTGGTTGGGCGTGCTGGTGTCGGTGTTGACAATATTGACATTGATGCGGCAACGGAACGCGGAGTCATCGTCATGAACACGCCAGGCGGCAACACGATTGCCACCGCGGAGTTGACTTTTACGCACATGCTTTGTGGCACACGCCCCATTGCTCAGGCCAACGCGACCATGAAAGGTGGCGGTTGGGGCCGTAAACAGTACTCCGGTTTTGAGCTTATGGGCAAAACCCTGGGCATCTGCGGGTTTGGCCGTATCGGTGCAGAGGTCGCCAAACGCGCCCAAGCTTTCGGCATGACTGTTCTGGCGTATGATCCCTTTCTGACCGACGCCCGCGCTCAAAGCATGGGCATCAGCAAAGTCACACTCGACGATGTCATTGCCCAGAGTGATTACATCACTGTCCACATGCCATTGAATGACGAAACCCGTGGCATGATCGGCAAGGATGCTTTCGCCAAGGCCAAGGACGGGCTCCGTGTTTTCAATTGCGCCCGTGGTGGTATTATTGACGAGGCTGCACTGATCGAAGCCGTTCAAAGCGGAAAAGTCGCTGCAGCCGGCCTGGATGTTTACGAAGGCGAGCCTCTGGCCGAAGACAGCCCATTGCGCAAACTCGACAATGTCGTGCTGACACCGCACCTCGGCGCCTCCACTGCGGAAGCACAGGAAAGTGTTGGTGTGGAAGTGGCCGAGCAAATGGTTGAAGCACTCAACGGCGGAACCGTTCGCAACGCGATCAACATGCCATCTGTTGATGCGAAGGCTCT
The Rubellicoccus peritrichatus DNA segment above includes these coding regions:
- a CDS encoding response regulator transcription factor yields the protein MRVYIIEDVELMLEVVHSYVSSLEGMEIVGEAEDGMVAMNEIAALKPDLVLTDINLPEVNGLEILYLLKRKYPQMRVVLFTGSITRERVKLAYEGGADGFIEKSADLTEFRNAIEALSSGQRYFGGPAKHHLGAILADSGSFEA
- a CDS encoding endo-1,3-alpha-glucanase family glycosylhydrolase; the protein is MTAFSACVQDSSSNNDVENATVSNSNWNIQSDAPILAAHYMPWFSNPNTAQGDNPNWSHWAWKDSKVDRNPEVRQDDNRRDIASIQYPLIGPYSSDSDHVIRYHMKTAKSAGIDAFFVIWYGPGSDTDKVIPKLLEEAELQDMKLAICYEEKLNWTPYRKPESREDIVATTIDDLNYVIDEYSDHPAYLRRGGKPFIYQFNYWGEDDLGPRSIQPNEWEEIFNSLGQPIVYARQNLSPQHHPNIDGAYLWWTTDESYIKDFASFSRHMIDEGQLEFFMSMIAPGFDDSGVNGWGEGSRITPRAGLSLLKDTFERAWQHDPEVIQVVTWNDFNEGTALEPTLGNGFQYLDALESWWSEKTGRPANLEDNREAFMEYLQVASPEERSEVLPQALQVANENSDLKVSVPNYLETID
- a CDS encoding LacI family DNA-binding transcriptional regulator encodes the protein MKKRPSIQDIADRLGVCKMTVSLALRKNPKISKATREKVEAVAEELGYRKNPELSRFMSAIRRKATDERGLPLAYITTGKVRGEWRRSATERQYWEGAQQQAEAYGFYIMEFWLDEPGMSEKRLSQILWSRGIQGVILHPFSGSITDRTREIVIELNLSRFATVTMGDMLTRPVLNRVVHDHYTSTLEAMDALVQLGYKRIGFCMTKHMDRIVKHRWQAAYRIYCANNPVNRIEPLIRHDLNASHIGEWCQKKKLDAVISADIRMASFFEQVGIKMGDEVAYADLDLDRNHENYHGVSGIDQNSRAVGNVAVDALMSGIQRNECGVPQSPLTIQVEGSWHDRGSTPSVKMDGA
- a CDS encoding type II secretion system protein — encoded protein: MMPQINQRKYMRQLPGFSLVELLTAIAVVGVLSALISLGVVRARTQAYKSTSSSNVRQIVTTLNLYALDNGGRLPDQVHPTTGQDWSGTLVEEGFLAENEVFSSPGDTFERVYDGEARSYAINSSKYTYLQNGYMAPWPKLGDTNAKPAEIALIPPNIILVGENFGGGNDGSGAVVGIAEHEGLDASTRDFYDDQGAFYGKADGSVAFRSSEEMKQYRADTDYGGDPRDPWKWKN
- a CDS encoding PEP-CTERM sorting domain-containing protein (PEP-CTERM proteins occur, often in large numbers, in the proteomes of bacteria that also encode an exosortase, a predicted intramembrane cysteine proteinase. The presence of a PEP-CTERM domain at a protein's C-terminus predicts cleavage within the sorting domain, followed by covalent anchoring to some some component of the (usually Gram-negative) cell surface. Many PEP-CTERM proteins exhibit an unusual sequence composition that includes large numbers of potential glycosylation sites. Expression of one such protein has been shown restore the ability of a bacterium to form floc, a type of biofilm.), producing the protein MKLVKYVSLAALCSAGTLFAAPFTDPLDNTDNLNPFGGLVLNDNGGSGIVSMTRAGAGDEGADWNIGGTTNLSLDLADQQFVLNITPEAQIGDGQWHVNILFFDGGGSFISENNLIGFNSSTSLASNNIADFATNQGVVGADNYLVRMRIQGTAVTGGFSFSEFAAVPEPGHFALLIGGLSLGLLVYRKKYSK